One window of the Streptomyces asoensis genome contains the following:
- a CDS encoding response regulator: MTGQPPRVVIADDQALVRTGFGMILAADGIDVVAEACDGDQAVDAVRRTRPDLVLMDIRMPGTDGLEATRQILSGAGPPEPPRVIMLTTFDLDRYVYAALTAGASGFLLKDVTPEHLVAAVRLARTGDALLAPAITRRLVERFVARETAASAALHRDLTVLTPRELEVLRSLGTGLSNAELAARFRLSEATVKTHVARILAKLRLRDRAQAVVVAYETGLITPAAGTPTGDH; this comes from the coding sequence GTGACCGGGCAGCCGCCGCGCGTGGTGATCGCCGACGATCAGGCGCTGGTCCGCACCGGCTTCGGCATGATCCTGGCGGCGGACGGCATCGACGTCGTCGCCGAGGCCTGCGACGGGGACCAGGCCGTCGACGCGGTCCGCCGCACCCGGCCCGACCTGGTCCTCATGGACATCCGGATGCCCGGGACCGACGGCCTGGAAGCCACCCGGCAGATCCTCTCCGGCGCCGGACCGCCCGAGCCGCCCCGCGTCATCATGCTGACCACCTTCGACCTCGACCGTTACGTGTACGCGGCCCTCACCGCCGGGGCGAGCGGCTTCCTCCTCAAGGACGTCACCCCCGAGCACCTGGTCGCCGCCGTCCGTCTCGCCCGCACCGGTGACGCGCTGCTCGCGCCGGCCATCACCCGGCGCCTGGTCGAACGCTTCGTCGCCCGTGAGACAGCGGCTTCCGCCGCCCTGCACCGCGACCTGACGGTGCTCACCCCTCGCGAACTCGAGGTCCTCCGCTCGCTCGGCACCGGCCTGAGCAACGCCGAACTCGCCGCGCGCTTCCGGTTGAGCGAGGCCACCGTGAAGACCCACGTGGCCCGGATCCTCGCCAAGCTCCGCCTGCGGGACCGCGCCCAGGCCGTCGTCGTGGCCTACGAGACCGGCCTGATCACTCCGGCAGCGGGCACCCCGACGGGGGACCACTAG